The sequence below is a genomic window from Candidatus Hydrogenedentota bacterium.
CTCGGCAGGTTGAGCCGTCGCGGCGCGTGACGACGTCGATCGGTCGGTCGGGGACAGCCTTCAGCGTAAAGCGGACCTTGCCGCCGTCTGTGTTCCGCTCACGGACCGTCTGCGAAGCGATGCCGTATGCAGACTGTTCGCGCGAGAGGAGCGGTTCGGTCTGCCCTGGCCCTTTCTCATTCATCCGCCAGTACCCGAACACGGGGGTGGTGCCAACGGGCGCGCAATTTTCGTCGAGCCTCATCGCATAAAGCACTTCGTTCTTGTTTTCACTTTTCGAGATCGAGAAGAGCGATGAAATGTCGTTCGGGCTGAACGAGACAGCCGGAGCGGCCGGCAACGACGGTGACGCCGTCGCGAGCGCTGCGAACGTCAGTCCTGCAAAAAAGCGAAACGCGGAACGCATGCGCCCGGTTATGAGTCGCGCAGACGCAATTGGCCAGTCCGAACGATGAAAACCAAAAAGAAAGAGCGATTCGACGGCGGTGCCATCGAATCGCTCTTTTTCACTGGGCGAAGCAGGTTTGGAAGGTCGTTCAGCCCGCGCATTCCGAGTAATCGGCGAGCGTCGAGCCGTCGCCGTTGAACGGCACGCTGGTCGGAATCTGCGCGTTGGTGGGCGCGATGTAGCCGGCGGGCACCGTCGTGAAGCCTGCACCGGACGCTCGCTTCTTGATCGTGCCGGCGTGGTTGAAGAGCTTCGTTTGGCTCGACGAGCCGGTGGGGCAC
It includes:
- a CDS encoding DUF4833 domain-containing protein, which encodes MRSAFRFFAGLTFAALATASPSLPAAPAVSFSPNDISSLFSISKSENKNEVLYAMRLDENCAPVGTTPVFGYWRMNEKGPGQTEPLLSREQSAYGIASQTVRERNTDGGKVRFTLKAVPDRPIDVVTRRDGSTCRAWSTMAIQNQKAFLYNVFAKVRWPFGVSYLLLSGWSEDRTRVLQERIEP